The sequence AAAGGCACCCTACGTTCGTTTAATTACCGTCGAAACCGGGCCTAAGGGCGACAAGATCAGCAACTACGATCTCCGCCTCGTCCAGCCGAACGTCAACGCCATTCCAACGGCCGGGCTGCACACGATCGAACACCTCCTGGCGGGTCTGCTGCGTGACCGCCTCGATGGTGTGATTGACTGTTCGCCCTTTGGCTGTCGGACCGGCTTCCACCTGATTACCTGGGGCGAACATTCCACGACCGATGTCGCTAAAGCGCTGAAGTCTTCACTGGAGGAAATTGCCTACAAGACCAAGTGGGAAGATGTCCAGGGCACGACCATTGAATCCTGCGGGAACTACCGTGATCACTCGCTCTTCTCCGCCAAGGAATGGTCGAAGAAGATCCTGAGCGAAGGGATTTCCGACCAGCCATTTGAACGCCACGTTGTCGAATAATCTAGCATCCACAGGAAGGGATGATCCAAATGAACATCACCAATTGCCTCAACACGAACCTGCTCGAAATCAAAGAGCAGGAGCAGCAAAAATCCAATCAACAACATCCACAACATCCCAATAATTTCTGGCAGAAAATTTTGAACATCTTTTCCTAATTAAATGACCGCCGAGAGTGAATTGCCCTCGGCGGCCATTTTGGCGTTTTGCTTAGTTTTCTATCTTCTTAATGAGGCGGGCTGGCACCCCGCCGACCACGGTGTTGGCTGGGACGTCCTTGGTGACCACCGCACCGGCAGCGATCACAGCGTTCTCCCCCACCGTGACGCCCTGCAAGATGGTAGCGTTGGCCCCAATCCAGGCATTCTTGCAAATGTGGATTGGCGCGGGGATGAGGTCATGGCGGTGAGCCGCAGCCAAACCGTGATTCAGCGTCGCCAGGACCACATGATGGCCGATCAAAGCGCCATCGTCAATCGTGATGCCGCCCTGATCCTGCATGGCAACGCCAGCATTGACGTAGATGTGCTTGCCAAACTTGATGTTGGCGCCGAAGTCAGTCGTAAAAGGCAGGATCACGGTCACCGTCGAATCGACTGGGCGGCAGGTCAGCTCGGATAAGGCCGCCTGAATCTCCTGGTGATCGTGATAACCGGTACTGATTTCGGCCAGGATCAGGTTCGCCCGGGCGGTCATCTTGGCACTCATCGCCATTTCCGGAGAATCATGCTTGATTGGCTGACCGGTCTGAACGTAGCGGCGGAAATGCGCAAGCTCCGTTGGATCAACTTGACGTAGGTTGGTTTGCTCTTCTGGTGTCATGATATTCTTCCTCCTTATTTAGATTTATAGTCATTTTTTATGCCTGTCATTTTTTAACTTCTGCCTGCCATATAGCGGTAATAAAATAGCCAATGGGAATCTCCCACCGGCTATTTTAGCTTCTTTGCCTTAATTAACCCAAGTTAGCCATATCAAATATAAATTAACAACTCATTTCGACAAAGTTGTTTGTCCCCCATGCGTATGGGGAAAAACTTATTGCTCATTTGATTGATACGAAGAATGCCTCATGTGCATGGGGAAAACATCGCATGAGCAACTTGACAGGCAGCATCCACAGGATCACCCCCATGTGCATGGGGAAAACACTAGCAGATCCCAAGTGAATTGCCGAAAGGTCTTCAAGGCAAAATCTATTTCTCTTAATTTCTAAACTTACGAAGACTAGTTAAGAACTTTTATAGCATTATGTTCTTACAATTAAAGTGTCCCAAAACTAAATTTTTGGCATTCAATGGTACGCAAATTGAAAGCTCGGATCCTTTAAGTTTTCTGACTTTTGAGGATTATAAGAAAAAGCCCTAAATTTCAAGAATAAGTTAGCCACTGGACTCAAATAAATAATACTGACCAATTGATTATTGGTTGATGGAGCTGTGATATCTCTTGGTAGAAGGCCTTACGATAGATATCCATTGACGAATGTCCATTAAACATAGCCCGTGGATAGTGATTCATCCAATCATTAGTCGCTATGATCTGAGCACTACTATAGTTATTTATAGCTTCACCTTTGGTAATCTCCTTGCGGAGAAACCGGTTATTGATCTCATTGGATCCACGTTCCCAAGGGGAATACGGATCAGCATAGAAAACATGATCGTGAACTTGTGTTAACTCACTAAATTCTGAACCGTTGTCAGAGGTTATTGTCTTAAAAATGCGATAGTAAGCATCTGTGCCCATTTTCTGGCGCAAATTTATAAAGAACTGATTTACTGCATGCGCAGTTTTACCAGCAATTTTACTCGTGATATTAACTCGTGAAAGGCGATCAGTCATTACTAGTACAACACTGTCATTACCGTTTTTCTGTCCCTGAACTGTATCCAGTTCCCAATGGCCAATTTCGGACCGTTGGTCCGCAGTTTGAGGTCGTTGAGCAATATTAGGCCCTAAGCACCTTTTAGCTTGCGGATGAGTTTGATGATGCTTACGTTTAGGTTTTTCAAAGAGGTCTAAATTGGACGTACGAAGCACACCCTCATTAATCCATTGATATAAAGTTACAACCGACTTTGGGATCAGGGTGCCATCATTCATTAAATCTCGAGCCTTATAAATAACCGCTTGTGGGGAGTAATGGTGGTCGTCAAACTCACCAAGCATTAGCTGATCAGCTAATCGTAAAAATTGCTTTGAAGAATAATATAAGCGACGACGACCAGAATGGCGGTGATGTTCAAGATATGTGGCCTGACCAGCTTCATAACTATAGATGTAGTAAGAATATTCGTAAATCTTACCATTAGATTTTTGACGACGAAGTTGGCGGACCGTACCACGGTTGAGCTCGTTATTAATTGTTTGATGATTAACTCCTAATTGGCGACCAATTGCGCGATTGGAAAGTCCTTGCGACTTTAAAGTCGCAATCATCACACGTTCTTCTTTAGTAAGATGAGCATTCTTTTTATGAGTAGTCAATAAAATAGTAGACATGGTATCATTTAAGTGCGTCATTTGACGGACATCCTTTCATATAGGTTTGGTTCACTTAATATGATACCTGATGTCACGCCGAATGGCGTTTTTTATTTACCACCAACTGGGTGGCTAACTTCATTCTATAATCTACCTATAAGAAAAAACACCTGTTTCTTTCAGTTGTAAGTACACACTATATGGCTGAATGGTCCACATAATCATTAGTTCTAGTCCTCATCTAAATAAAAGCTCTTCAGGCGATAAGTCGTCACCGGTTCAACATAGTAGCGATATTTAGCCACCAAATCGCAAATCTGATCGCCATTGATTAAAGTAATAATACGAGTACCCTGCCGCGCCGTTCGTACGGCATCCCGCGTGAAATCGGAATTGGTAATAAAGATACCAAACTCAGCGTTGTATTTATCCATTGCACCGCGAAATTTGTCAATCTCGGGCGCCGATACCTTCCCCTGCCAGCGCTTTGCTTGTAAAGCCACCCGGGTCGTCCGATAATCATCAGACCGAACGTAACCAAAACCATCCAAGCCACCGTCGGCAACGTACTGAACACCAATCGTATCATCCACATCAACGCCCATTTTCTTGAGCAGGCCACGGCAGAATAGCTCAAACTTCTTCGGATTCATTCTCATTAGTGCGTCCAGGAGCTGCTGACGCCAAGAATCTTCTTCGTCATCTGTGGACGTTTCTTCGATGATTGCGGTGCTATTACTTTTCTGTGCTGTCTCTTCTCCCTTAGTACTATTATGATGTGGGAATTTAGGCTCCGAAATTGCTCGAACGTCTTTATCTGCATCAAAGGAAGTCAAATCAACGTTTCGTCCTTTTTTAGAAAGCGCAAGTTGATAATTTCCCAAATCATCAATAAACCCAGCTAATATCAAATGTTTAACGGCAAAGTTAAATTTCCATTGAAATGGGTGGTATATCTTTCCAGTTTTTTTCGATCTTTTTTCCTGATCAATTTGTTCTTCGGTGAAACTAGTTGAGTTTTCTCGCAAGTCCTGCAGAATTTCTTTTCTTGTCACTTGACCGCCCAAATTATGCATCGATATCAGGATGTCTTTCATTGCTTTATTTTCAATTTCAGTTTGTCGATTTGCCATTTTATTGCTCCCTATTTTGGCTATTTTTTATTACCTACTTTTCATTGTAGGCTTTCCCTTTTCAGCCCGTTTAATTACTCTCATCAAGCTTTTCTTTGATCTCAGCCAGCTTCACAATCGCCTCTTCTACATCAAGCGTGGTTAGCAGCGGAATAATCCGATCAAGCAACTCATCGGGAAAGCTCCACCATTTAATCTGCTCCAGCTTTGCGATCGTCTCATCATCAAACCTTGAGCGAATTAGCTTAGCAGGATTTCCGCCAACGACCGTATATGGCGCAACGTTTTTCGTCACGACTGCCTGAGCACCAATGATTGCACCATCGCCGACCGTCACGCCGGGCATGATCGTCGCCTTTCTGCCAATCCACACATCATTACCAATCACCGTATCGTTGCGCTTGAGATCCTGACGACTTACCTGGGTCAGTTCCCGCCATTCGGGTGAAAAAGTATTAAAAGGATAGGTTGAAATTGACTTAATTGAGTGATTCGCACTTGCCATCAAAAACTCAACCCCCGTCGCGATCGCACAGAACTTGCCGATCCTGAGTTGATAGGTATCGCGCGGGTTGTTGTACAAAATATGGTTTTGACTGAACTTCGCCGGTTCCTCATCGCGTGCTAAGCTGTAGTAGCTATGCTCACCAACATGGACATTCGTCGGTAAATCAATTCCTGACAGCATCAAGGTCGTTTCGCTATATTTGTTGGCCATTTTAATCCCCACTTTCTTTATACAGTTACTAATGCAATATTATAGTAGTACGAAATAAGCATCGGCTTTAACGGGTCGATGCTTTTATTTTTTCCAAATTAGCAGTCCACTCTCAACGACCCATGTGCCAGCAGCTATCCTCTTGGATACTGCCGCCCAATCCAGTCAATAATATACTGCATTACTTCTTCCTTGTTATACTCATGCAGGATTTCATGTCGAGCTCCCTTAAATAGCTTAAGAGTCACCTTTGAACACCCAGCCACCCGTAGTAGGCGCGTCAGTTTTCTAACGCCCTTACCAAAATCGCCAACCGGGTCCTGAGCACCCGAAATGATCAAAAGCGGCAAATCATGCGGCATTGCCTGAATCGATTTCTTCTTGTTGGCAAAATGAGACAGGTTAAAAATCCCCCGATACATGTTAACTGTCGGACGAAATTGCTGATAAGTGTCTGCTAGGTATTTATCGACTTCTCGCGGATCGCGATTTATCCAATCTGAACGGGTACGATTCGGCCTAAAATTGCGATTGAACGAACCGGTGCTCAATTGTTCCAGTAATTTGCTCCGGTAATCAGGTCCCCTGAATAGTTTAATAATTTCGGCAATTGCAATTCCCAATCCAGTTAGCAGCTGCGATTGCTGGCCAGTTCCCATTAAGATT comes from Limosilactobacillus sp. and encodes:
- a CDS encoding CatB-related O-acetyltransferase — translated: MANKYSETTLMLSGIDLPTNVHVGEHSYYSLARDEEPAKFSQNHILYNNPRDTYQLRIGKFCAIATGVEFLMASANHSIKSISTYPFNTFSPEWRELTQVSRQDLKRNDTVIGNDVWIGRKATIMPGVTVGDGAIIGAQAVVTKNVAPYTVVGGNPAKLIRSRFDDETIAKLEQIKWWSFPDELLDRIIPLLTTLDVEEAIVKLAEIKEKLDESN
- a CDS encoding alpha/beta fold hydrolase, coding for MTEKKSWYYGPRENYAVMWEVDHPVGIIQIVHGMIEYTERYDQFAHFANRAGYIVVGNDHVGHGKTVRQKDDYGKFPDEWESLVEDVRLLKRQVQERYPNLPYTMLGHSMGSYIVRLYLAKYGDDQLAGAILMGTGQQSQLLTGLGIAIAEIIKLFRGPDYRSKLLEQLSTGSFNRNFRPNRTRSDWINRDPREVDKYLADTYQQFRPTVNMYRGIFNLSHFANKKKSIQAMPHDLPLLIISGAQDPVGDFGKGVRKLTRLLRVAGCSKVTLKLFKGARHEILHEYNKEEVMQYIIDWIGRQYPRG
- a CDS encoding restriction endonuclease, whose translation is MANRQTEIENKAMKDILISMHNLGGQVTRKEILQDLRENSTSFTEEQIDQEKRSKKTGKIYHPFQWKFNFAVKHLILAGFIDDLGNYQLALSKKGRNVDLTSFDADKDVRAISEPKFPHHNSTKGEETAQKSNSTAIIEETSTDDEEDSWRQQLLDALMRMNPKKFELFCRGLLKKMGVDVDDTIGVQYVADGGLDGFGYVRSDDYRTTRVALQAKRWQGKVSAPEIDKFRGAMDKYNAEFGIFITNSDFTRDAVRTARQGTRIITLINGDQICDLVAKYRYYVEPVTTYRLKSFYLDED
- a CDS encoding S-ribosylhomocysteine lyase: MAKVESFTLDHTKVKAPYVRLITVETGPKGDKISNYDLRLVQPNVNAIPTAGLHTIEHLLAGLLRDRLDGVIDCSPFGCRTGFHLITWGEHSTTDVAKALKSSLEEIAYKTKWEDVQGTTIESCGNYRDHSLFSAKEWSKKILSEGISDQPFERHVVE
- a CDS encoding IS30 family transposase, with translation MTHLNDTMSTILLTTHKKNAHLTKEERVMIATLKSQGLSNRAIGRQLGVNHQTINNELNRGTVRQLRRQKSNGKIYEYSYYIYSYEAGQATYLEHHRHSGRRRLYYSSKQFLRLADQLMLGEFDDHHYSPQAVIYKARDLMNDGTLIPKSVVTLYQWINEGVLRTSNLDLFEKPKRKHHQTHPQAKRCLGPNIAQRPQTADQRSEIGHWELDTVQGQKNGNDSVVLVMTDRLSRVNITSKIAGKTAHAVNQFFINLRQKMGTDAYYRIFKTITSDNGSEFSELTQVHDHVFYADPYSPWERGSNEINNRFLRKEITKGEAINNYSSAQIIATNDWMNHYPRAMFNGHSSMDIYRKAFYQEISQLHQPIINWSVLFI
- a CDS encoding acyltransferase — translated: MTPEEQTNLRQVDPTELAHFRRYVQTGQPIKHDSPEMAMSAKMTARANLILAEISTGYHDHQEIQAALSELTCRPVDSTVTVILPFTTDFGANIKFGKHIYVNAGVAMQDQGGITIDDGALIGHHVVLATLNHGLAAAHRHDLIPAPIHICKNAWIGANATILQGVTVGENAVIAAGAVVTKDVPANTVVGGVPARLIKKIEN